One Solanum pennellii chromosome 10, SPENNV200 genomic region harbors:
- the LOC107002499 gene encoding uncharacterized protein LOC107002499: protein MSNACVSRFSSIQKTAVPFPGRSYHGIVFLRNFSTLTAPCISPSIPLSYPPPSVVSVACLTQSDAPQRSEEWFALRKDKLTTSTFSTALGFWKGNRRYELWHEKVFAPEVQLLPSPSRSAMDWGVLMEAVAIERYKSITGRDVSSLGFAVHSDERLDWVGASPDGLLGSLPGGGILEVKCPYNKGKPEKGLPWSTMPFYYMPQVQGQMEIMDRDWVDVYCWTPNGSAIFRVYRERSYWELMHGILWEFWWENVVPAREALLMGNEEGATAYKPTSTHKKTGLVISRSLKLAGESKMLCRDIAGHIEFFR from the coding sequence ATGAGCAATGCATGTGTTTCGAGATTCAGCAGCATTCAGAAAACAGCTGTCCCATTTCCTGGCAGAAGCTATCATGGCATTGTTTTCTTGAGGAACTTCTCAACTTTGACAGCACCATGTATCTCTCCAAGCATTCCTCTCAGTTATCCTCCACCATCAGTAGTTTCAGTGGCCTGCCTAACCCAATCAGATGCTCCACAACGTTCTGAGGAGTGGTTTGCCCTTCGCAAAGACAAATTAACTACAAGCACCTTCAGCACTGCTTTAGGATTCTGGAAAGGGAATCGACGATATGAGCTCTGGCATGAGAAGGTATTTGCTCCAGAAGTCCAATTACTACCATCTCCTAGCAGGAGTGCCATGGATTGGGGTGTTCTCATGGAAGCAGTAGCCATAGAACGCTATAAAAGCATCACTGGTCGTGATGTGAGCTCACTCGGGTTCGCAGTCCATTCGGATGAGCGATTGGATTGGGTTGGTGCCTCCCCGGATGGTCTTCTTGGAAGCTTGCCTGGAGGTGGGATCCTGGAAGTAAAATGCCCATACAACAAAGGAAAACCAGAAAAGGGCCTCCCATGGTCAACTATGCCATTCTACTACATGCCTCAGGTGCAAGGGCAAATGGAAATCATGGACAGAGATTGGGTTGATGTGTATTGTTGGACACCAAACGGGAGCGCAATATTCCGTGTCTACCGAGAGCGGAGTTACTGGGAGTTAATGCATGGAATTTTATGGGAATTTTGGTGGGAAAATGTGGTTCCTGCTAGAGAAGCTCTTCTAATGGGAAATGAAGAGGGTGCCACAGCCTATAAACCAACATCAACTCACAAAAAAACAGGACTTGTCATTTCAAGAAGCTTGAAGTTGGCAGGTGAGTCTAAGATGTTGTGCAGGGATATTGCTGGTCATATTGAATTTTTTCGCTAG